One Kitasatospora viridis genomic region harbors:
- a CDS encoding LysR family transcriptional regulator codes for MELDPRRLLVLAAVARTGGIAPAARALGVSRSAVSQQLAALEQETGLPLLDRAGPRPELTGAGRLLAGTGEQISRQLAAARDQLTDGRQVRGQVVIGASPWVIARLAAGVARLLNHFHPGLEPRFQECDLTTGLRALRVGELDAAVLADDRDTAVPLPPGIRARLMGEDEYRLVVPDSWEPPAAPRELAGRPWIGAPPQSARGRAFARFAAEHGLDPAGAHLAEHPAAVIALMAAGLGAVVAPTFLAAQLPRATTTALPVGGTLITRVLHREGHAAQDLASRLAADALLQAGRNHLEAETAAGRIAQEIHVRTLRDPTE; via the coding sequence GTGGAGCTCGACCCCCGCCGCCTGCTGGTGCTGGCCGCCGTCGCCCGCACCGGCGGCATCGCACCCGCGGCCCGCGCCCTCGGCGTCAGCAGGTCGGCCGTCTCCCAGCAACTGGCCGCGCTGGAGCAGGAGACCGGGCTGCCGCTGCTCGACCGCGCCGGCCCGCGCCCGGAACTCACCGGCGCCGGCCGCCTGCTGGCCGGCACCGGCGAGCAGATCAGCCGTCAGCTCGCCGCCGCCCGGGACCAGCTGACGGACGGCCGACAGGTGCGCGGCCAGGTGGTGATCGGCGCCAGCCCGTGGGTGATCGCCCGACTGGCCGCCGGGGTGGCGCGGCTGCTGAACCACTTCCACCCGGGGCTGGAGCCGCGGTTCCAGGAGTGCGACCTGACGACCGGGCTGCGCGCGCTGCGGGTCGGCGAGCTGGACGCCGCGGTGCTCGCCGACGACCGGGACACCGCCGTGCCGCTGCCGCCCGGCATCCGGGCCAGGCTGATGGGGGAGGACGAGTACCGGCTGGTGGTGCCGGACTCCTGGGAGCCGCCGGCCGCGCCGCGCGAGCTCGCCGGCCGGCCGTGGATCGGCGCACCGCCGCAGTCCGCCCGGGGCCGCGCCTTCGCCCGGTTCGCCGCCGAGCACGGCCTCGACCCGGCCGGCGCGCACCTGGCCGAGCACCCGGCCGCCGTGATCGCCCTGATGGCGGCCGGACTCGGCGCGGTCGTCGCGCCCACCTTCCTGGCCGCCCAGCTGCCCCGGGCCACCACCACCGCCCTGCCGGTCGGCGGCACCCTGATCACCCGGGTGCTGCACCGCGAGGGCCACGCCGCCCAGGACCTGGCCTCCCGGCTGGCCGCCGACGCGCTGCTCCAGGCGGGCCGCAACCACCTGGAGGCGGAGACGGCGGCCGGCCGGATCGCCCAGGAGATCCACGTGCGCACCCTGCGGGACCCCACCGAGTAA
- a CDS encoding nitrate/sulfonate/bicarbonate ABC transporter ATP-binding protein — protein sequence MTESSERVTIVEADGVTKTFTTPDGRALPVLDDIGLRLHEGEIVALLGKSGSGKSTLLRCLAGLISPSSGTVSYRGRPLTAANPGVAMVFQSFALLPWLTVQQNVELSLQARGVEEAERRERALRAIDLIGLDGFEGAYPKELSGGMRQRVGFARALVVEPDSLFMDEPFSALDVLTAENLRNELVGLWEGHAAPVKSILIVTHNIEEAVLLADRILVLSSNPGRIRAELTVELPRPRDRRTPQFEALVDTVYGILTGREEAPSAAVAEPAAARSAATPVSTPLPPASVGGLAGLLEILLSMGGEEGLAEIADELNFEVDDLLPLVDAAVLLGFATVSAGRLAITPEGREFSAADILTSKQLFARHAARRAPLVRAIVQSLAAKDSQKLREDFFVDLLRRGYDSIDAGRQLETAIAWGRYGELYDYDADDTEFALEPGAEAYL from the coding sequence ATGACCGAGAGCAGCGAACGCGTCACCATCGTCGAGGCCGACGGCGTGACCAAGACCTTCACCACCCCCGACGGGCGCGCCCTGCCGGTGCTGGACGACATCGGGCTGCGGCTGCACGAGGGCGAGATCGTGGCGCTGCTCGGCAAGTCCGGCTCCGGCAAGTCCACCCTGCTGCGCTGCCTGGCCGGCCTGATCTCGCCCTCCAGCGGCACCGTCAGCTACCGGGGCCGGCCGCTCACCGCCGCCAACCCCGGGGTGGCGATGGTCTTCCAGAGCTTCGCGCTGCTGCCCTGGCTGACGGTGCAGCAGAACGTGGAGCTCAGCCTCCAGGCGCGCGGCGTCGAGGAGGCCGAGCGGCGCGAGCGGGCCCTGCGGGCGATCGACCTGATCGGCCTGGACGGCTTCGAGGGCGCCTACCCCAAGGAGCTGTCCGGCGGGATGCGCCAGCGGGTCGGCTTCGCCCGGGCGCTGGTGGTCGAGCCGGACTCACTCTTCATGGACGAGCCGTTCTCGGCGCTGGACGTGCTGACGGCGGAGAACCTGCGCAACGAACTGGTCGGCCTGTGGGAGGGCCACGCGGCGCCGGTGAAGTCGATCCTGATCGTCACCCACAACATCGAGGAGGCCGTGCTGCTGGCCGACCGGATCCTGGTGCTCTCCTCCAACCCGGGCCGGATCCGGGCCGAGCTGACCGTCGAGCTGCCCCGTCCCCGCGACCGCCGCACCCCGCAGTTCGAGGCCCTGGTGGACACCGTCTACGGCATCCTGACGGGCCGTGAGGAGGCGCCGTCCGCCGCCGTCGCCGAACCCGCCGCCGCCCGCTCGGCGGCCACCCCGGTCAGCACCCCGCTGCCGCCGGCCAGCGTCGGCGGGCTGGCCGGCCTGCTGGAGATCCTGCTGTCGATGGGCGGCGAGGAGGGCCTGGCGGAGATCGCCGACGAGCTCAACTTCGAGGTGGACGACCTGCTCCCGCTGGTCGACGCCGCCGTGCTGCTCGGCTTCGCCACCGTCTCCGCCGGACGCCTGGCGATCACCCCCGAGGGGCGCGAGTTCAGCGCCGCCGACATCCTCACCAGCAAGCAGCTCTTCGCCCGGCACGCCGCCCGGCGGGCCCCGCTGGTCCGGGCGATCGTCCAGTCGCTGGCGGCCAAGGACAGCCAGAAGCTGCGCGAGGACTTCTTCGTCGACCTGCTGCGGCGCGGCTACGACAGCATCGACGCCGGCCGGCAGCTGGAGACGGCGATCGCCTGGGGCCGCTACGGCGAGCTCTACGACTACGACGCGGACGACACCGAGTTCGCCCTGGAGCCGGGCGCCGAGGCCTATCTCTGA
- a CDS encoding ABC transporter permease, with protein sequence MAGGGGFPSRGVWRRPALRWVDVLVAAALIALLYGLLRLAPGLNAPFLPNQAPGTVSTDPANLPYYAVRSLLRMFAALVASVLFTFVYATAAARVRRLEKVLLPVLDILQSVPVLAFLSVTVTAFINLFPGSALGLECASIFAVFTAMAWNMTFAFYASLMSQPRELDEASRVMRLTKWQRFWRLDVPSGMIPLVWNGMMSFGGAWFFLAASESISVLGHHYALPGMGSYAAAAIAAGNLGQVGIAIAVMVVMVIGVNVLFWRPLVAWSERFRVEESEAAERPRSSVLDLLRRSSVPALLGRPLRPVGAALDRGTRVFGLAEHPLARPAARERTGDVFFAGAVAALVVYGAWQALDYVHSTIGLGEFGHALWLGAVTFARVLVLLAVATVVWVPIGVWIGMNPKVTRYAQPVVQVLASFPANFVFPFATAFFVAAGISLNFGAVLLMALGAQWYILFNVIAGASAVPSDLREAMTGFGVTGRLRWRAFILPAIFPYYVTGGITAAGGAWNASIVAEVVDYGSHHLAATGLGAYITDATGSGDFPKILVGITVMSLYVVALNRLFWRRLYRLAETRYAI encoded by the coding sequence GTGGCGGGTGGCGGCGGGTTCCCGTCCCGGGGCGTGTGGCGGCGGCCGGCCCTGCGCTGGGTGGACGTGCTGGTGGCCGCGGCCCTGATTGCCCTGCTCTACGGACTGCTGCGGCTGGCGCCGGGCCTGAACGCGCCGTTCCTGCCGAACCAGGCGCCCGGGACGGTCTCCACCGATCCGGCCAACCTGCCGTACTACGCGGTGCGCTCGCTGCTGCGGATGTTCGCCGCGCTGGTCGCCTCGGTGCTCTTCACCTTCGTCTACGCCACTGCCGCCGCCCGGGTGCGGCGGCTGGAGAAGGTGCTGCTGCCGGTGCTCGACATCCTGCAGTCGGTGCCGGTGCTGGCCTTCCTCTCGGTCACCGTCACGGCGTTCATCAACCTCTTCCCCGGCTCCGCCCTGGGCCTGGAGTGCGCCTCGATCTTCGCCGTCTTCACCGCGATGGCCTGGAACATGACCTTCGCCTTCTACGCCTCGCTGATGAGCCAGCCGCGCGAACTCGACGAGGCGTCCCGGGTGATGCGGCTGACCAAGTGGCAGCGGTTCTGGCGCCTGGACGTGCCCAGCGGCATGATCCCGCTGGTCTGGAACGGCATGATGAGCTTCGGCGGCGCCTGGTTCTTCCTGGCCGCCTCGGAGAGCATCAGCGTGCTGGGCCACCACTACGCGCTGCCTGGGATGGGGTCCTACGCCGCAGCCGCGATCGCCGCCGGCAACCTCGGGCAGGTCGGCATCGCCATCGCCGTGATGGTCGTCATGGTGATCGGCGTCAACGTGCTGTTCTGGCGGCCGCTGGTGGCCTGGTCGGAGCGGTTCCGGGTGGAGGAGTCGGAGGCAGCCGAGCGCCCGCGCTCCTCGGTGCTCGACCTGCTGCGCCGCTCCAGCGTGCCCGCGCTGCTGGGCCGCCCGCTGCGGCCGGTCGGCGCCGCGCTGGACCGGGGCACCCGGGTCTTCGGCCTCGCCGAGCACCCGCTGGCCCGCCCGGCCGCGCGCGAGCGCACCGGCGACGTGTTCTTCGCCGGCGCGGTCGCCGCGCTGGTGGTCTACGGCGCCTGGCAGGCCCTGGACTACGTGCACTCCACCATCGGGCTCGGCGAGTTCGGGCACGCGCTCTGGCTGGGCGCGGTCACCTTCGCCCGGGTGCTGGTGCTGCTCGCGGTGGCCACCGTCGTCTGGGTGCCGATCGGGGTGTGGATCGGGATGAACCCGAAGGTCACCCGCTACGCGCAGCCGGTGGTGCAGGTGCTGGCCAGCTTCCCGGCGAACTTCGTCTTCCCGTTCGCCACCGCCTTCTTCGTGGCCGCCGGCATCTCGCTGAACTTCGGCGCGGTGCTGCTGATGGCGCTCGGCGCGCAGTGGTACATCCTGTTCAACGTGATCGCCGGCGCCTCGGCCGTCCCCTCCGACCTGCGCGAGGCGATGACCGGGTTCGGCGTCACCGGGCGGTTGCGCTGGCGGGCGTTCATCCTGCCCGCGATCTTCCCGTACTACGTGACCGGCGGGATCACCGCGGCCGGCGGCGCGTGGAACGCCTCGATCGTCGCCGAGGTGGTGGACTACGGCTCGCACCACCTGGCCGCGACCGGGCTGGGCGCCTACATCACCGACGCCACCGGCTCCGGGGACTTCCCGAAGATCCTGGTCGGCATCACCGTGATGAGCCTCTACGTGGTGGCGCTCAACCGGCTGTTCTGGCGCCGCCTGTACCGCCTGGCCGAGACCCGCTACGCGATCTGA